The sequence below is a genomic window from Scophthalmus maximus strain ysfricsl-2021 chromosome 19, ASM2237912v1, whole genome shotgun sequence.
tgaatcctccttgacccctttccttgacctcatgacgatTTCCACTGCGGTGGACTTGAATCAGTGAATTTGGTTTGATTCCCTTCATGTCGTATGAAAGCATCTGACTTCACCGTGACCACCTCAGATCTTCTGTTCCCACAcacgaggaggagcgaggcccgctgctgctgctgcgagccGCTCAGCCCCATCGTCATGACGACTTCATAATCATCATGATTACATTCCATTGTTTCAACGCGGCGCGGTGGAATCAGATCACGGCTCCCTGTGGGGTTTTCAAACACAGTTCTACAAACAGGCGTTTTTCAGCTAATGGCTCCCTGGAAAGAGTCCCACGATATAATCAGATGAACGTggggccaacacacacacacacacacacacacacttctcatcTGTACTGTagatgtattcatgtattcatgtatttatgttCTCACTCTGGACCATCATTCTCCATGAGCAGCTGCTCCACTCATCTGCAGCTGATGAATCCACCTCATCGTCTGTGAGAAACGACGCCACGGGAAAGACGATGACACGATGAAAACAggttttaaaggaatagttcaacatttttcagagaaagatttgtattttaattttttttcttcatcattggAATCTGTCTCACTGTTGTCAAACATTTTGGACGCATGCTGCACGTTAAATATGAATCTGAGGCCAGCAgtcggttagcttagcttagcacaacgagtggaaacagggggaaactgCTAGCCAGGCTCAGTTAGAAGGTAGAAAGATAACACCTCTCAGAACGTCAAGACTGAATGTGTCCGTTGTTTGATttgcacaaaagcaaaaaacgtGTAAAAACCGTAAGTTGtacttttcccttttcttgACGGACGCGAGCACATTCCTGAAGTCGGAGACGAACGTTCGTCCCCATGAAAGGAAGAAAGCtgctaaatggaaaaaaataatatttcacaaatgtttttttcactgagaAGCCAAATGACTTGAGAGATGATTTAGATTTCTTAGAAAGCGTAGAGATTAACTGAGTCGGTGAGGttttcttctcctcgtcctctcaccCAATGGCTCATTTTCCACCAGTTAGTAGagttattgcatttttatttgatttctttgcaCATTTAACAAACACTGAGAGGGAACTCCTCGgcccctcacacgtctccgtCGGCGCCGGCCTGCGTGCGCGGCGTCCTGGCAGGTCTGAGGCCGCCGTACCGTCCGTCCGGACTCGGGTACTCGTCCCTGACCCTCCGCACGCAGCAGCTGGGGATGACCGGGTGGGCGTCGGCGGGCGGGACCCCCAACCTCCAGCTGACGTACTGTGCGTAGGCGCAGTGACGCAGGGCGGCGGTCTCGGCGGGCGGCGGCGACAGAGGGTCCCGGTACGCGAGGGCggcctccagcagggggcgacgcAGCACCAGCCGCTCGAACAGCGGCGACGAGGTGATGCAGGCGCCGTCGCTCCGCCGGCAGCACAGCTCCTCCTgcgggacggaggagggagcgCAGCGGTCGCACCTGCACCAGGCGGGACGGTGGCGTTTGGGCTCCGGAGCGTCGCGGCCGAGGGGAGGCGGAGCGTCGCGGTCcgactgcagcagacagaggaCGGCTCTCAGGTGTCCCGAGTCCTCCTGCGGGACGAGAGGGCGTCACTGTAAATATCTCTGTCGTCATCAACAGCGAGGCTGAAGCTGCGATTTAAACCTTTTTACGTGACACGTTATTAAAATGACTCCTCTCTTTACCTCACGCGGCAGAACACACAACGGTTCGACGTCCTGTaaacttttcttctgtttcctcttcaccAGTCGAACGTTGTTCTCGTCCACGTACGACACACAGAAGACGCACTGCAACAACAcgacgacaaacacacactcagttcaCAGCgactgtacttactgtacacGTACAGTCATCGTCACGTCAAACCGCTCGTCACCTTCCGTCTGTCTCGGACCGACTCCACTTTCCTCTCCGAGTAGTTCTGTCCGACATCGGCCGAGTAGCAGCTGGTTCCGATCAGCCAGTCGAGGAACACGCTCGTCTGCaggaaatatataatatgtatttatataacataatatataatttagATAATGAATGAAAGGTATTCCGTCTGTTCAGTATCGACTCACCAGAGCGTAGTACGACAGCGTGGATCCGATGTAGACGATGAGCTGGATGAAGCTGAACCTTCCCGCCTGGAAACAGTGTGACAcatgtcaaaggtcagaggttaatCACTGGGGGTAAAGGTCGTCGGCCATtttcgttttattttattcatctcatGTCCGATCTCAGATCGTTTTCTTTAAACCTcgaaacaaaaagcaaagacGAGGCCAAACAGACGCCACGTGATTCCAcgaaatatattcatatttttctgaaatgttacttatatttcaataaaattcTTCCAACAATATGTTTTCAAAgatttcattcttatttttctgatatttcaCTTCACTTTAGTGATTCAATCATATTCTAACaaattgtttttccaaaatttCACTAAAATAGTTTataagtaaaataattttacttATAAAGTCCAGACATTCATCCATATTTTTCAAAGATTGACATTTTACTCACAttatatgaattttttttagaaaataaaaaaaaaaatatatatatatttttactacTACTCCGACATTTTACAAGAAATTTCACAAAAATTCTAATCCCCAAAATTTTTATTCTTTAccaatatgacaaaataaaaatgacctGTCCGAACACCATGACGTCGAACCTGATGCCGAAAGCTTTGTACAGCGTTCGCTCCTCGGCTCCGTTCACCATGTTGTACTTTGCGAATCTGATCAGACGACAGGAAAAACAATACTCATCGctatggaaaataataataagaatatatataataagaatatataatattaaatcaGGTTTATTGAGCTTCACAGGAAAACGGCGAGCGGGTGAGTTTCATGTGTAAACTTCATATAAGTCaagtttctttttacatttgactgTACGACAGTTAACAATGTGAGACATGAACGCGtggccttgacctttgacccccccggCGACCCCTGCCGACCTGAAGTTGATGCCCGGGTACAGCGTCCTGTTGCTCTCCTTCTCGTCCAGCCGCCTGAAGGAGTAGCGGGGCAGGCAGCGCCGCGACAGCCGGTCCAGGTCACAGTCCCACTTGATCAGGATGCCGATGACGCCGCCCTGTGGTCAACGGAGGGAACAACAGCCGCCGGTCCACGTCACTGAGAGAGTCACAGTCGATACACGTTCATCACAGGAGTCGTCGAACTCCAGAGGAAATGGAATTCAAAGTTCATCACACAAAGCTGCGGAATCATTTCTCCCTCGTTCGCTCGTCAAAGTGGAAACGTATAAAGTTCTCAGGTTGAAATGTAAACCAGCgagtgttggacagtttcttttgctttgtgCTTTACATCGTTTGTGAATATTACTTTTCTATGTCTGTCCACTTGttccattattttcttttcttgtttttttccctcttttttttttctttacttgttcacaataaacacatttcaattcaatcaatTCAACGATCGGACAttcctcttttttcattttcttcagagGCCGATGAACAGCAGTTCGCCCAGTCGACAAatcctcatttttcttttataaactAGAGGAAATTAATCTGTCAGTGTCGtattttaaacagaaataaaaaatggacattttgtgatttttatgttttgagcCTTGAAATAAAAAGACTAGATTAAGATTTGACTAACCCACTTGTTTCCTTGTCATAACGACAGTTTAAGGACTATTTCATCACAAGGACTTTTTATAGCGAAGAAACAATAATTCAGATTATGAATTTTTTCTCAGAACATACGTTATTTTTGTGACTCATGAAGAAAGTTTGCTGTGGAGAAAAACTTCctctttttgattttgtttcatttccacTTTTCTCGATCTGTTGCCGAGGGCGACAACTGAGACGACCCCGAATCTGTCCGCCGCTGTGACAAGTAAGACTCGTGAATGTAAAACCCTTCACAGAATCATGAAAAGAATAAGAGCCAATCTGACAGAATCATAAATACAAAGGACGTCACCTCCACGGCCATGTCGGAGAACGTCTCCCCGGCCTCCTTCACCACGTCTCCGAGCCTGAAGATCGGACACAGCGAGTCGGTTCCTCGCTGGCAGCTGCTCAGGTAGGCGGCGTTCATCTCCGGCAGGATGTTCCTCCTGGAAGAAGACACAGACACGACGCTCAGACTCTCACAGACATGGTACAAACAAACCTGACAAGTTTGATGACTTCTGAGACGAGATTCGTCTAAACTATATTCTGATTTCCCCCAAACAACAAATCTTCGTATCCGAGCATCTGGAACCAGGAGGAATGTTTGAAAAAGGAATTATaccaaaaaagtcaaattagaCATTTAATCCACAATATTTCAATCGACTAATCAATAAAAATCCATTCATTGCAACTACATTATCAACAAATTCATCAATTATTGTCGAGattcgtgaaaaaaaaaacaagtttactGACAAACCACAATCATCATATTTGAGCAGATGGAACAATCAACTAgcaaaatagttgacgattcATTTTCCGTCGTCTCACCGGATGAAGTTGAACGCAGGGAACCGGATGTTGTTCTTGATGAGGACGGTGAAGTTCTCCGCTGCCTCCAGCAGAGCAGGTCTGAAGCACAGGAggttgaatatgaatattttaatatttactgGAGGAGATAGAAACAACGAGAGCATCGTCAGTCAGACACCAGATGATCCACGAAGCTTCAACAGTTATTCTCAGCTTCACGGGAAACGTCACATCAACTAGATGTTTCAACATTTCCCTCGGGAGCAGAATCCTCGTGTCCAACAGAgttcctccgtcctccgtcctccgtcctccgtcctccgtcctccgtcctccgtcctccgtcctgcGTCGCGTGAGACTCCTGAAACCCCGTGACTGTGGTTTTACCTCGGGGGCTTGGTCTTGGTTTCGATCGGACACCAGGCGGCGACCTCGCAGGTTTTCTTCAGCACGTCAAACTTCACACACGAGCCCGTCTGGATCCCTGCGGGAGACGAAACACACGCGTGACGTCGGGACGCGACCggactgcagctgctgcttcctgtgGAAACAGGCAACGGACCAAACGGACGGCGAGCAAACTGCTGCGTGAAGCAGCTGAGGCTTGTTCAACTAAAACTAGGAGTCTGTGTTGGTTTTCACAGACGGGTCGGTTACAGACGTGTCGGTTACAGACGGGTCGGTTACAGATGGGTCAGTAACAGACGGGTCGGTAACAGACGGGTCGGTTACAGATGGGTCGGTTACAGACGTGTCGGTTACAGACGGGTTGGTTACAGACGGGTCGGTTACAGACGGGTCGGTTACAGATGGGTCAGTAACAGACGGGTCGGTAACAGACGGGTCGGTTACAGATGGGTCGGTTACAGATGGGTCAGTAACAGACGGGTCGGTAACAGACGGGTCGGTTACAGACGGGTCAGTAACAGACGGGTCGGTTACAGACGGGTCGGTTACAGACGGGTCGGGTCAAAAACAGACGGGTCAGTAACAAACGGGTCAGTAGGTAACAAACGGGTCAATAACAGACGGGTCGGTAACAGACGGGTCAGTAGGTAACAAACGGGTCAATAACAGACGGGTCGGTAACAGACGGGTCGGTAACAGACGGGTCAATAACAGACGGGTCAATAACAGACGGGTCGGTAACAGACGGGTCGGTAACAGACGGGTCAATAACAGACGGGTCAATAACAGACGGGTCGGTTACAGACGGGTCGGGTCAAAAACAGACGGGTCAGTAACAAACGGGTCAGTAGGTAACAAACGGGTCAATAACAGACGGGTCGGTAACAGACGGGTCGGTAACAGACGGGTCAATAACAGACGGGTCAATAACAGACGGGTCGGTAACAGACGGGTCGGTAACAGACGGGTCGGTACCGTGGCTCTGCTGGTCCGTGGCTCCTCTCTCACAGTCTCCGTCAGTCTTACACACTCGGCCGTTAACTGGAACCTAGAACAAAAACACTTCTGAGAAATCAGATCAACTCAGCAATCACATGGTGTAactgtaatgatgatgatgatgatgatagaaaTCACCTCTGGACATTTCCCCTGCTTCTGGTTCTTGGTCACGATCACGTTGGTCATAACGAAGAAGGAGTTTTTGTcctaaaaaagacaaaaatagatCTTTAACTTTTCTTCTATAACGAGCTCAAAGATCCTCCGCGGCCCCCGAGGGCCCGGGGCTCCCGACCTGCGAGGGCCCGCTGTAGTCCACCACGTCCCAGACCACGTCCCCGCCCCCGGGCAGGCGGGCCTGCGCCACGCCCTTCACCTTGGCCGTGACCGAGCTCACCACCAGGTCGAACTCCTGGTACTTCCTGTTCCACAGCATCAGGAGGCTGCggaatgaaaaaacacacatcatccATCGTCATGACGACGtggtttagtgtcagtggagtgtGATTCTCTTTTCCTACGTCCTATGAACCCTCCTTGACACCTTCCgttgacctcgtgaccttttccactgaggtcaaggtaTAGTGGTTAggaaaagacgacaggaaggacgatctgaatccaGCCCACGTCTGTTTGAACCGTTTTCCTTTTGCTGGTACACTTCTTGTCTACGCACAGTTTTAGTCTCGTTTTATTGATCTTGATCTTTACCCTTAAATCAAAAGTTCATTATAAATGTTTCTACATTTCTCGTCGCTGCATTAAATCGTGGAACACGACAACAGTTCACACACAGAAGAGAAGCTGCAGTTCCACCCTGTGGCCACTCGACATGAATCTGACTATAACTtccattattttacattttgcttaATTAAATTCATATAATTCTACCAGACTTTTTCCAATTTTTAtgctttttgttcaaatgtttcataaaaGATAAGAGACATGACTAAATCACCTTTGAGCTGCTTCGCATTAGAATTCAACGTTCATGAaaatcagaaatgaaaaattattcaGTGTCTCACGTGCGTTTCCTGCacaattatttatattatattagaaTAAAATATGGTACAAAGATTTTCCGTGGTGTATAAAAATCAGTTTCAGCCTGTGGATGAAGTTGACGGTCGAGAAGCAGACGGTGGTGAAACCGTCTGAGAGTTAACGGGACGGGTGaataatgaggaggaagaggaggaagaggaagaggaggaggacgaggaggaagaggaggagggggaggaagaggaagaggaggaggaggagggggggggaggaagaggaagaggaagaggaggaggagggggaggagggggaggaggaagaggaggaggaggaggaggagggggaggagggggaggaagaggaagaggaggaggaggacgaggagggggaggacgaggaggaagaggaggaggaggacgaggaggaagaggaggagagggaggtggagggggaggaggaggaggagaggaggaggaggaggagggggaggaagaggaggaggggaaggaggacgaggacgaggaggaagaggaggagagggagggggagggggaggaggaatgtatggaagcaaataagagacataagtctttgaactttaacagccactgaaaacttaatattgaaatatttttttttgaaaaacatttatctgaatttatttgttcgaatttcacctctttgaaattattttacaaaaaaactcagatctcaaatttcaagttacaatttttcgattgctcaaattaaattcgaaaaattcacacagtaacatccgggcAACTGAGCCTGCATTGCTTGTCCTGTCCTTGGTGgcccggatgttactgtgtgaatttttcgaatttaatttgagcaatcgaaaaattgtaacttgaaatttgagatctgaGTTTTTTTGtataagtaaaataatttcaaagaggtgaaatccaaacaaataaattcagatacattttcaaaataaaatatttcaatattaagtattcagtggctgttaaagttcaaagacttgtgtatcttatttgcttccatagcatgaaggaggaggaggaggggggagaagtgtgcagccccccccctcccccccacaggGCCGCCCCTGCAGGGCAGAGCGTCCCTGCGGCTCCACTCACCAGATGAAGAGCAGAATGGCTCCGTTCAGGCTCCACTTCAGAGACCCGAGCCGGACGCTCTGGATCCGGACCAGCTTGGTGGTTTCATACTGACACAGAGCGAGGAGCGGGCAGCGCGGcatggcgaggaggaggaggaagaggaggaggaggatgaagaggaggaggaggaggaggaggtggagaagaggaggatgaagaggaggagcagcaggaggaggaggatgacgaggaggagcaggaggaggaggatgaagaggaggagcaggaggaggaggatgaagaggaggaggaggatgaagaggaggaggaggatgacgagcaggagcaggaggaggtgcagctGCGGTTCGGGTCCGGGGAGTGTCGGTCTCCTCCGTGGAGGAAGAACCTCTGACTCGTGTCTTCACTCTTCTTCCTGTGCGCGCGGTCACATGTCCACATTCctgcatcagctgcagctgctgcgtAAAAGTgccaaagaacaacaacactgcaggaCAAGTATCCAGAAGGATTAGACTTTAATACGAGTGCTATCAGCTAGATTAAAGTATCACTTTTAGCAGGATCctactgttgtttttaaactttattaaagATGATTcatgagaaaaggaagaaaaaaaatcctccttcgcaaattttgttaaattttttttctgacttccttttatttttttatttttttattttattttaatatcgTAGTTTCATTTCATTGGACCTGAAACATGAAACCATCTGAACTGTTCACTGCTTTAGGAAGCCAATGACTATTCTCTGATTGATTTTGTAAagataatgtattttaatgataatgaaatgaattgttGTTTGCAGCCATGCCGGTAATTATTCCCGATAATATAATTTTTACTAACTGTATCATAACTTGAacctgcattaaaaaaaagaggagaaaatggatgaatggacgATTAAAAGTCACTTCCTCATTTGAGATCATCTCGGATAAATGAGGTCAAACATTTAGAATCAGCAACAAAATAGAAATAGTTTTTGGAccaattttaaatgaaagacagaaaaaacagtattttgagTTGTCGAGCCCTGCAGACTTCCTGTCCTCTAGGTGGCAGCGTTGTCTCCACTGTAGTAACCGTAACGTTATGAATGTGTGGGATGTAA
It includes:
- the p2rx7 gene encoding P2X purinoceptor 7 codes for the protein MQECGHVTARTGRRVKTRVRGSSSTEETDTPRTRTAAAPPPAPARHPPPPLHPPPPLHPPPPAPPLHPPPPAPPRHPPPPAAPPLHPPLLHLLLLLLLFILLLLFLLLLAMPRCPLLALCQYETTKLVRIQSVRLGSLKWSLNGAILLFICLLMLWNRKYQEFDLVVSSVTAKVKGVAQARLPGGGDVVWDVVDYSGPSQDKNSFFVMTNVIVTKNQKQGKCPEVPVNGRVCKTDGDCERGATDQQSHGIQTGSCVKFDVLKKTCEVAAWCPIETKTKPPRPALLEAAENFTVLIKNNIRFPAFNFIRRNILPEMNAAYLSSCQRGTDSLCPIFRLGDVVKEAGETFSDMAVEGGVIGILIKWDCDLDRLSRRCLPRYSFRRLDEKESNRTLYPGINFRFAKYNMVNGAEERTLYKAFGIRFDVMVFGQAGRFSFIQLIVYIGSTLSYYALTSVFLDWLIGTSCYSADVGQNYSERKVESVRDRRKCVFCVSYVDENNVRLVKRKQKKSLQDVEPLCVLPREEDSGHLRAVLCLLQSDRDAPPPLGRDAPEPKRHRPAWCRCDRCAPSSVPQEELCCRRSDGACITSSPLFERLVLRRPLLEAALAYRDPLSPPPAETAALRHCAYAQYVSWRLGVPPADAHPVIPSCCVRRVRDEYPSPDGRYGGLRPARTPRTQAGADGDV